The nucleotide sequence TTTTTTGAGTGCGCTGGATGATGTTTTTGATAAGGTGAAAGCTTTTACTGTTGGTGGCGTAGACTATATCACCAAACCCTTCCAAATTGAAGAAGTATTAGTTCGCGTCGAACATCAACTAGCTTTAAAAGCAGCCAAAGCCGAAATTGCTCAGTTAAACACGGAACTAGAGCAAAAAGTTCAAGCTAGAACCACACAATTAGAATCAGTCATCAGTGAACTAAATCAAGAAATCGCTCAACATCAAGAAACCAAACAGCAGTTACTCTATGATGCTTTACACGATGCTTTAACTGGTTTACCCAACCGTTCTTTATTTATGGAGCATCTGCAAAAAGCTCTACAACGCAGCCAAAGAAATCAAGATTATTGGTTTGCAGTTTTGTTTATCGACCTCGATCGCTTCAAAATTATAAATGATAGTTGGGGACATAATGTAGGAAACGAAGTTCTGATTGCGATCGCGACTTTACTCAAAAAATCTGCTCGGATTATTGATACGGTAGCTCGTCTCAGTGGAGATGAATTTGCCATCCTAGTTGATGATATTAAAAATCCGGCTGATGTCACAGCGATCGCCGAGAGACTACTCAACCAACTTACTTCTCCTATTCATTTAGAAGAGCGTACAGTTTTTACTGGTGGTAGTATTGGGATCGTCTTTGGTAATGAAACTTATCAAGATGGAGTAGAATTACTCCGAGATGCTGATATTGCCATGTACCGTGCTAAATTTCTTGGCAAAGGACGCTACGCGATCTTTGACCAAGAAATGTACGCTCAAACTTTACATCTTTCCCAATTAGAAATAGATTTACGTTTTGCTCTAGAACGTCAAGAATTTGTTCTCTATTATCAACCAATAATATCTTTAAAAACTGGTGAGCTTAACGGCTTTGAAGCCTTGTTGCGGTGGCAACATCCCCAAAAAGGGTTAATCTATCCTGGAGATTTTATTGCGATCGCTGAAGAAACAGGTTTAATTGTACCTATTGGTGAATGGCTATTGGGTGAAGCTTGTCAACAACTGCGAACTTGGCAACTTAAATTCCCTAATGCTGCATCTCTTCATATGAGTATCAATCTTTCTAACCGACAAATTCAACAATTAGACTTACTAGAAAAGTTGACGGGAATTTTGACGGATCTTGGCTTAGATGGACAATATCTCAGATTAGAAATTACAGAAACTATGCTGATGGATCGGTGTGAAAGAACTATACAGCTTCTTTATAAATTAAAAGAGCAAAAAATTCAGTTGAGCATTGATGATTTTGGGACGGGTTATTCCTCTTTAAGTTATTTGCATAGTTTTCCAATAGATAGTCTGAAAATAGATCGATCTTTTGTCAATCTCATTAATACTAATGGTGGAAATTGTGAAATAGTTAAGACGATTATTACTCTGGCTCACTCTTTAGGAATTAAAGCCATCGCTGAAGGCGTGGAAACACCTCATCAACTAGCAGAATTAAGAGCTTTGGGATGCGACCAAGCACAAGGATATTTCTTTGCTAAGGCTGTCAATTCTGAGTTAGCAGAATCGATTATTGTGACAAATCCTAAGTGGTAAAACGGATCATCATTTCGACTGATTGCTTCAAGGATTTCACATATAGTGATACCAATTAACCTTGAAGATGCTACAAATCTTGGGTAGGGGCGCAAAGCTTTGCGCCCCTACAAGGAATCTATATGTCAATACGGTTCAGTTAAAGAAAAAGTTGTTAGTTTGGCTAACGAGAGATGTGGCATTCAGCCCATCATCCAGAGACAATAAAAGCTTATCTGAACTGTATTGATCTATATGTAGCAGGTATTTAGTAATACCATTTTCTTAAATACCTGCTATAGGTCCAAACGTAGAAACCTTGCACTGCAACGTCTCTACACCCCAATGTGTAGCCCAAGAAAATGAAAATGATATAACTTGGTATGAGATATCAGGGGAAAAGAAAACCCAATCAACAATCAACAATCAACAATCAACAATTCATACTTCAAATCAGCAATGCCGATTAATCTTTGTCTAACTCAGCTAATAGCTTTTCGGCTTCGCTGCACAAGGTATCATGACAGTGACCGTTACTAGCAATTAGACAACCCCACTGACTGACATCTCCGTGGTTATAGCGCAAAGGAGTACCATCTACGTGGGTGAATTTCCCGCCCGCTTCCGTCAAAATTAGCTCAGGTGCTGCCATATCCCAGTCTTTTGGGGCAGATTTGCCAGATAAAGAGATATACACATCTGCATTTTGTTCTAAGATGTTGGTTACCTTGCAACCGACACTACCAACAAGCTTTTGTTTAGTCAGAGATAAGCGTTTTAGTAAGGCATCGAAACGATCGTCGCGGTGGGTACGACTGGCGACTAAGGTAAGATCTTCGAGGTTAGAACGGGTGGATACTTGAAGTTGTGTGTTGCTACCATCTGCTGTTTCCACAAATGTTCCTCCACCCAAGGTAGCATAGTAAAGTTTTTCAGCTTCGGGAATGGCAACTAAAGCTAAAACTAGCTTTCCTTGATAGGTTAAAGCTATATGAATCGCATATTCTCCGGTTTTATCGATAAAGTCCCGCGTTCCGTCTAAAGGATCGATAATCCATACCCAAGATTGGGGAAGTTTACCAGTTCTGGGATCGTAGGTTTCTTCGGTGAGATAACCAAAATCTTCGTCATCAATGGCTTGCTGAAGATGTGCCACAATATAATGATTGACGGCTAAATCGGCAGCAGTTACTGGTCCACCTTTTTTTTCTTCAATATTAAGATCCCCTGTTTTTGGTTCACCTCGATAATAAGATCGGAGAATATCAGAAGCACCCCAAGCGATCGGGCGGGCAATTTCCAAGATATTCTGTAAATTAGTAGGGATTTGTTGGCTCAAAGTGTCTGTCATGAGATCGGGGGTTAGAAAGATAAGGGTGGGGGAGAGTTTCCTGAAAGTAAATCTTTCCCACAAAAGCTGACTGGACTGACAGTCTCAACCTAAAATTTGGGATTGATATGGGAAAAAGTTGTAGGTGGCTGTATAGATGAGCGATCGTAGTCTACCACTATCAGAAAAATTCCGTCAGTTGCAAGCTCAATTGCGCGATCGCTGGCACAGTATGGAAATGTTAGATGAAAGTGATGTCGATATCTTAGTTGTGCCTTCGATTAGTGTCGATCAAAGAGAACTGCAAAAAATTCAAGGTTATATTCATTACGAAGAAAGACTACTATTTTCCCTAATTAGGCTCTGGAACCCGAAAACTAGGTTAGTATATGTGACTTCCGAGCCTTTACCACCAATAGTAATTGATTATTACTTACAGTTACTCCCAGGCATCCCTTTTTCCCATGCGCGCGATCGCCTGTTACTCTATCCAGTTTATGATTCTTCTCTCAAATCCCTCACCGCCAAAATTCTGGAACGCCCCCGCTTATTACAACGGATCAAGCACGCCTTAAGACCAGAAAAATCCTTCATGATTTGCTACAATTCTACAGTTTTAGAAAGGGAATTATCCGTCCAGTTAGATCTCCCTCTATATGCTTGCGATCCCGATTTG is from Merismopedia glauca CCAP 1448/3 and encodes:
- a CDS encoding two-component system response regulator, with the protein product MNTHQPKTFCTNILVVDDIPDNLRFLSASLIERGYQVRCAKNGAMALITAQKDPPDLILLDIKMPAMNGYEVCQHLKANEQTRNIPVIFLSALDDVFDKVKAFTVGGVDYITKPFQIEEVLVRVEHQLALKAAKAEIAQLNTELEQKVQARTTQLESVISELNQEIAQHQETKQQLLYDALHDALTGLPNRSLFMEHLQKALQRSQRNQDYWFAVLFIDLDRFKIINDSWGHNVGNEVLIAIATLLKKSARIIDTVARLSGDEFAILVDDIKNPADVTAIAERLLNQLTSPIHLEERTVFTGGSIGIVFGNETYQDGVELLRDADIAMYRAKFLGKGRYAIFDQEMYAQTLHLSQLEIDLRFALERQEFVLYYQPIISLKTGELNGFEALLRWQHPQKGLIYPGDFIAIAEETGLIVPIGEWLLGEACQQLRTWQLKFPNAASLHMSINLSNRQIQQLDLLEKLTGILTDLGLDGQYLRLEITETMLMDRCERTIQLLYKLKEQKIQLSIDDFGTGYSSLSYLHSFPIDSLKIDRSFVNLINTNGGNCEIVKTIITLAHSLGIKAIAEGVETPHQLAELRALGCDQAQGYFFAKAVNSELAESIIVTNPKW
- a CDS encoding 3'(2'),5'-bisphosphate nucleotidase CysQ family protein; its protein translation is MTDTLSQQIPTNLQNILEIARPIAWGASDILRSYYRGEPKTGDLNIEEKKGGPVTAADLAVNHYIVAHLQQAIDDEDFGYLTEETYDPRTGKLPQSWVWIIDPLDGTRDFIDKTGEYAIHIALTYQGKLVLALVAIPEAEKLYYATLGGGTFVETADGSNTQLQVSTRSNLEDLTLVASRTHRDDRFDALLKRLSLTKQKLVGSVGCKVTNILEQNADVYISLSGKSAPKDWDMAAPELILTEAGGKFTHVDGTPLRYNHGDVSQWGCLIASNGHCHDTLCSEAEKLLAELDKD